ACTTTCTACCAGCAGCGCCAGGTCTTCATCGCTGATCTGGGTCATGTGAACGGCCTGGAAGCGCGGCCCGAGCAGGCCCAGGCGGCCGAGGCGGGCCAGCGGGCGTTCGCCGCGCTGCTCCACCGACTGCTGCACTTCGAAGGCGGTTTCGTGGACATGCATGTGAATCGAGGCGTCCAGCTCTTCGGCGATCACCCGGATTTTTTCCAGGTTTTCGTCGCCCACGGTGTACGGGGCATGGGGGCCGAAGGTGACTTTGATCCGTTCGTGATGCTTGAGATCGCCGAATAATTCGACGCCCTGACGAATGGCGTCATCCGCCGTGCTGGCGCCTGGAATCGGGAAATCGAGGATCGGAATGGCGATCTGGGCGCGAATGCCGCTGTTATGTACGCGTTCGCTGGCGACCTTCGGGAAGAAATACATGTCAGAGAAGCAGGTGATGCCACCTTTGATCTGCTCGGCGATGGCCAGGTCCGTGCCGTCGCGTACGAACGCCTCGTCGACCCATTTGGCTTCGGCCGGCCAGATATGGCTTTCCAGCCAGGTCATCAGCGGCAGATCGTCGGCCAGGCCGCGGAACAGCGTCATTGCTGCATGCCCGTGGGCATTGATCAGGCCCGGGCTGAGCAGCATGCCCGGCAATTCGCGCACTTCGGCTGCGTTAAGCTTCAAGGCTGCTGCGCGAGGGCCGATAAACACGATACGACCGTCGCGGATACCCAGGGCATGCTCTTTAAGGACCACGCCAGCCGGTTCGACGGGTACCAGCCAGGTCGGCAGCAATAATAGGTCGAGCGCAGCGGTGGGGGTCGGCATCGAGAGTCGGTTCCAGTGCTTTTGTAAAGGATGGCGAAGTATACCCGAGCGTCTTCGCGGGGGGATCGCTATAATCGGCGGCTTTTGTTCATGAGTGCGGGGTGTGGGATGCGCGATCGACTGTTGGCTGCGGAGAAGGTGAAGGCCATCGATTGGCGTGATGGCGCACTGTACCTGTTGGATCAGCGTATTTTGCCGTTCGAGGAAACCTGGATCGCCTACACCAGCGCTGCGGGTGTGGCCGAAGCCATTCGCTCGATGGTGGTGCGCGGTGCGCCGGCTATTGGCATCAGTGCGGCCTATGGCGTGGTGCTGGCGGCCCGTACCCGTTTTGCCGAAGGGGGCGACTGGCAAGCGGCGCTGGAAGAGGATTTCGCGCTGCTGGCCGACTCCCGTCCGACCGCGGTCAATCTGTTCTGGGCCTTGGGTCGCATGCGTGAGCGGCTTGAGCGCCTGAGGGAGCACGCCGATCCGTTGTCGGTGCTGGAAGCCGAAGCCATCGCCATCCACGAAAGTGATCGCGAAGCCAACCTGACCATGGCCCAGTTGGGCGTCGACCTGATCCGCAAACATCAAGGCAACGCCCAGGCGATCCTTACGCATTGCAACACCGGTGCACTGGCCACCGGTGGTTTCGGCACGGCGCTGGGGGTGATTCGCGGGGCGTTCATCGAAGGCATGGTCGAGCGCGTCTACGCCGACGAAACCCGGCCATGGCTGCAAGGTTCGCGATTGACTGCGTGGGAATTGGCCAATGAGGGTATTCCGGTGACCCTCAATGTCGATTCCGCTGCCGCGCACATCATGAAAACCAAGGGTGTGACCTGGGTGATCGTCGGCGCCGACCGGATTACCGCCAATGGCGATGTGGCGAACAAGATCGGTACCTACCAGTTGGCGGTCAACGCCATGCACCACGGCGTGCGCTTCATGGTGGTGGCACCGAGTTCGACCATCGACATGAACCTGGCCAGTGGCGACGAGATTCCTATCGAGGAGCGTGATGGCCGCGAGTTGCTGGAAGTTGGCGGCAAGCGGGTGGGGGCAGATGTGGAAGCGTTCAACCCGGTTTTCGACGTGACCCCGGCCGACCTGATCGATGCGATCGTCACCGAAAAAGGCATCGTCGAGCGCCCGGACACCGCGAAAATGGCTCAATTGATGTGCCGCAAGCGTCTGCATTAAATCATTCAGGCTGCACGAAATCGGTGTTTACAAGTGAAAAATACGGTTGAATGCCGGTTGATCACGCCTCTAAGCCCCTCTCGTCTCCTTCAAGCCTGTCACCGGTCAACTAACTATGCTCCATGCGCATCTGGGGGATAGGTGCGTGGCGGCTCTTGTGATAACATCCGGCGGTTTCCAGGGTAGCCTGATGTGGCTGCCTTTACTGCGCAGATCCATGGCATAACTCGTTGATTTGTCGTAAGTCGGTGCATGGCACTCAGTCTGTACCGGCGAGCTTCGTTCGTCCCATATGGATGTGACGAAGTTTCACCAGAAAAAGGAATCAGGCTTCTCATGGGCGAACTGGCCAAAGAAATCCTCCCGGTCAATATCGAAGACGAGCTGAAGCAGTCCTACCTCGACTACGCGATGAGCGTTATTGTCGGGCGGGCACTGCCGGATGCGCGCGATGGCTTGAAGCCCGTGCACCGGCGTGTGCTGTTCGCGATGAGCGAGCTGGGCAACGACTTCAACAAGCCGTACAAGAAATCTGCCCGTGTTGTCGGTGACGTGATCGGTAAGTATCACCCGCACGGTGATACCGCGGTGTACGACACCATCGTTCGGATGGCGCAGCCATTCTCGCTGCGTTACCTGCTGGTGGACGGTCAGGGCAACTTCGGTTCGGTGGACGGCGACAACGCCGCGGCCATGCGATACACCGAAGTACGCATGACCAAGCTGGCGCACGAGCTGCTGGCCGACCTGCATAAAGAAACCGTGGACTGGGTGCCGAACTACGACGGCACCGAAATGATCCCCGCGGTCATGCCGACCAAGATCCCCAACCTGCTGGTCAACGGCTCCAGCGGTATCGCCGTGGGCATGGCGACCAACATTCCGCCGCACAACCTCGGTGAAGTCATCGACGGTTGCCTGGCACTCATCGACAATCCGGAGCTGACTGTCGATGAGCTGATGCAATACATCCCTGGTCCGGACTTTCCGACCGCCGCGATCATCAACGGTCGCGCCGGCATCATCGAAGCCTACCGCACCGGTCGCGGGCGCATTTACATGCGTGCCCGCTCGATCATCGAAGACATCGACAAGGTCGGTGGCCGTCAGCAGATCGTCATTACCGAACTCCCTTACCAGCTGAACAAGGCCCGTCTGATCGAGAAGATCGCCGAGCTGGTCAAAGAGAAGAAGCTTGAAGGCATCACCGAGCTGCGCGACGAGTCCGACAAGGACGGTATGCGCGTCGTGATCGAGCTGCGTCGCGGTGAAGTGCCAGAGGTGATTCTCAACAACCTCTACGCCCAGACTCAGCTGCAAAGCGTGTTCGGCATCAACATCGTTGCGCTGATCGACGGCCGTCCGCGGATCCTCAACCTCAAGGATCTGCTGGAAGCCTTCGTTCGTCACCGTCGCGAAGTCGTGACCCGTCGTACCGTGTTCGAGCTGCGTAAAGCGCGCGAACGTGGCCACATCCTGGAAGGTCAGGCGGTTGCCCTGTCGAACATCGACCCGGTCATCGCCCTGATCAAGGCTTCGCCGACCCCGTCGGAAGCCAAGGAAGCGCTGATCAGCACGCCGTGGGAGTCCTCCGCGGTGGTTGCAATGGTTGAACGTGCCGGTGCCGATTCGTGCCGTCCGGAAAACCT
The Pseudomonas sp. GR 6-02 genome window above contains:
- a CDS encoding TRZ/ATZ family hydrolase, with amino-acid sequence MPTPTAALDLLLLPTWLVPVEPAGVVLKEHALGIRDGRIVFIGPRAAALKLNAAEVRELPGMLLSPGLINAHGHAAMTLFRGLADDLPLMTWLESHIWPAEAKWVDEAFVRDGTDLAIAEQIKGGITCFSDMYFFPKVASERVHNSGIRAQIAIPILDFPIPGASTADDAIRQGVELFGDLKHHERIKVTFGPHAPYTVGDENLEKIRVIAEELDASIHMHVHETAFEVQQSVEQRGERPLARLGRLGLLGPRFQAVHMTQISDEDLALLVESNTNVIHCPESNLKLASGFCPVERLWQAGVNVAVGTDGAASNNDLDLLGETRTAALLAKAVAGSATALDAHRALRMATLNGARALGIEAQTGSLEVGKAADIVAFDLSGLAQQPVYDPVSQLIYATGRDCVKHLWVAGKQLLDDRRLTRLDEAQLCATAKAWGRRISGHTES
- the mtnA gene encoding S-methyl-5-thioribose-1-phosphate isomerase yields the protein MRDRLLAAEKVKAIDWRDGALYLLDQRILPFEETWIAYTSAAGVAEAIRSMVVRGAPAIGISAAYGVVLAARTRFAEGGDWQAALEEDFALLADSRPTAVNLFWALGRMRERLERLREHADPLSVLEAEAIAIHESDREANLTMAQLGVDLIRKHQGNAQAILTHCNTGALATGGFGTALGVIRGAFIEGMVERVYADETRPWLQGSRLTAWELANEGIPVTLNVDSAAAHIMKTKGVTWVIVGADRITANGDVANKIGTYQLAVNAMHHGVRFMVVAPSSTIDMNLASGDEIPIEERDGRELLEVGGKRVGADVEAFNPVFDVTPADLIDAIVTEKGIVERPDTAKMAQLMCRKRLH